In one Cellulomonas sp. JZ18 genomic region, the following are encoded:
- the urtA gene encoding urea ABC transporter substrate-binding protein: MTTHPLPVRASRGRALALSAGVLATALALSACGARAGAETGASSSGGASCVDTSGDTIKIGFLNSLSGTMAISEQTVRDSLDLAAEEINAAGGVLGKQLEVVAEDGASEPTVFAEKAEKLISSDCVAAVFGGWTSSSRKAMLPVFEGNDALLFYPVQYEGLEASPNVFYTGATTNQQIIPGMDYLKEQGKTKVFLVGSDYVFPRTANKIINAYAEANGIEVVGEEYAPLGHTDFSTIVNKLKASGADAVFNTLNGDSNVAFFKEYKNVGLTPEVAPVVSVSVAEEEVGGIGVENVAGQLTAWNYYQTVDSPANAEFVSAFKAKYGDDRPTSDPMEAAYTSLYLWKGMVEKAESFDVAAIQEAADGVSFDAPEGTVTVNGDNHHIAKTAYVGEIREDGLIYPVWQSDGPIEPDPFLEGYDWAEGLS, from the coding sequence TCGCGCTGTCCGCGGGCGTCCTCGCCACCGCGCTCGCCCTGTCCGCCTGCGGCGCCCGCGCCGGCGCCGAGACCGGTGCCTCGTCCTCCGGCGGCGCGTCCTGCGTCGACACGTCGGGCGACACGATCAAGATCGGCTTCCTGAACTCGCTGTCCGGCACGATGGCCATCTCCGAGCAGACCGTCCGCGACTCCCTCGACCTCGCCGCGGAGGAGATCAACGCGGCCGGCGGCGTGCTCGGCAAGCAGCTCGAGGTCGTCGCCGAGGACGGCGCCTCCGAGCCCACCGTCTTCGCGGAGAAGGCCGAGAAGCTCATCTCGTCCGACTGCGTGGCCGCCGTCTTCGGCGGCTGGACGTCGTCGTCGCGCAAGGCGATGCTGCCCGTCTTCGAGGGCAACGACGCGCTGCTGTTCTACCCCGTCCAGTACGAGGGCCTCGAGGCGTCGCCGAACGTCTTCTACACGGGCGCGACGACCAACCAGCAGATCATCCCCGGCATGGACTACCTGAAGGAGCAGGGGAAGACGAAGGTCTTCCTGGTCGGCTCCGACTACGTCTTCCCGCGGACGGCGAACAAGATCATCAACGCCTACGCCGAGGCGAACGGCATCGAGGTCGTCGGCGAGGAGTACGCGCCCCTCGGGCACACCGACTTCTCGACGATCGTCAACAAGCTCAAGGCCTCGGGCGCCGACGCGGTGTTCAACACCCTGAACGGCGACTCCAACGTGGCGTTCTTCAAGGAGTACAAGAACGTCGGCCTCACCCCCGAGGTGGCGCCCGTGGTGTCCGTCTCGGTCGCCGAGGAGGAGGTCGGCGGCATCGGCGTCGAGAACGTCGCGGGCCAGCTGACGGCCTGGAACTACTACCAGACGGTCGACTCCCCGGCGAACGCCGAGTTCGTCAGCGCCTTCAAGGCCAAGTACGGCGACGACCGCCCGACGTCCGACCCCATGGAGGCGGCGTACACGTCCCTCTACCTGTGGAAGGGCATGGTCGAGAAGGCCGAGTCCTTCGACGTCGCGGCGATTCAGGAGGCCGCGGACGGCGTCTCGTTCGACGCGCCCGAGGGCACCGTCACCGTGAACGGCGACAACCACCACATCGCCAAGACCGCGTACGTCGGCGAGATCCGCGAGGACGGCCTCATCTACCCGGTGTGGCAGTCCGACGGCCCGATCGAGCCGGACCCGTTCCTCGAGGGCTACGACTGGGCCGAGGGCCTGTCCTGA
- the urtB gene encoding urea ABC transporter permease subunit UrtB: MDALLPQLFAGLSLGSVLLLAALGLALTFGQMGVINMAHGEFMMAGAYTAFVVQQLLPDAGVSLLVSLPLGFLVGGLLGLLLEVTLISRMYRRPLDTLLVTFGVSLVLQQAARDVFGAPNVDVRAPSWLSGAVPLLGMEVPRSRLFILALAVAAVLALSVVLKVTPLGRRIRATVQNRDLAETSGVSTRATDRLTFFVGSGIAGVAGVALTLLGSIGPTLGTAYVVDAFLVVVVGGIGQLKGAVLAAVGLGILQAGFEYSTTASLAKVLLFVVIVAFLQLRPQGLVSVRTRSLA, translated from the coding sequence ATGGACGCCCTGCTCCCTCAGCTGTTCGCGGGTCTGAGCCTCGGCTCGGTCCTGCTGCTCGCGGCGCTCGGCCTGGCCCTGACGTTCGGTCAGATGGGCGTCATCAACATGGCGCACGGCGAGTTCATGATGGCCGGCGCGTACACCGCGTTCGTCGTGCAGCAGCTGCTGCCCGACGCGGGGGTCTCGCTGCTCGTCTCGCTGCCGCTCGGCTTCCTCGTCGGCGGGCTGCTGGGCCTGCTGCTCGAGGTCACGCTCATCTCCCGCATGTACCGGCGCCCGCTCGACACCCTGCTCGTGACGTTCGGTGTCTCGCTCGTGCTGCAGCAGGCCGCCCGTGACGTGTTCGGCGCGCCCAACGTCGACGTGCGCGCGCCGTCATGGCTGTCCGGGGCGGTGCCGCTGCTCGGCATGGAGGTGCCGAGGAGCCGGCTGTTCATCCTCGCGCTCGCGGTCGCCGCGGTCCTCGCCCTGTCGGTGGTGCTCAAGGTGACGCCGCTGGGCCGGCGGATCCGCGCCACGGTGCAGAACCGCGACCTCGCCGAGACGTCCGGGGTGTCGACCCGGGCGACGGACCGGCTCACGTTCTTCGTCGGGTCCGGCATCGCCGGCGTCGCCGGCGTGGCGCTCACGCTGCTCGGGTCGATCGGCCCGACGCTCGGCACCGCGTACGTCGTCGACGCGTTCCTCGTCGTGGTCGTCGGCGGCATCGGCCAGCTCAAGGGCGCCGTGCTCGCGGCCGTCGGGCTCGGCATCCTGCAGGCCGGCTTCGAGTACTCGACGACCGCGAGCCTGGCCAAGGTGCTGCTGTTCGTCGTCATCGTCGCGTTCCTGCAGCTGCGGCCGCAGGGGCTCGTCTCGGTCCGCACGCGGAGCCTCGCGTGA
- the urtC gene encoding urea ABC transporter permease subunit UrtC codes for MLVLGQGVFFGLGGYLMAMHMKLSDAGPGGVPDFMLLYGDGVVPGWWEPLRSPVVTVLAILLLPAGLAAVLGLAVFRRRVRGAYFAILSQALAAAFAILLVGQQKVTGGTNGLNGFRSFFGYDLADPVNKRMLYYIAAGVLVVMVVAVRLLMRSRYGELLVAVRDQENRVRFLGYDPAVVKVVAYAVAAAFAAVGGALFAPVAGIISPADVGVVPSIALLVGVAIGGRATLLGPVLGSIAVSWAETSLSEQFPSFWTYFQGALFIGVVAFLPNGLASLGGALRRRRARGAAVPAVGPASDVRPGAGSAGGVPADPPAGTPDVTTDTVDSAGRHA; via the coding sequence ATGCTCGTGCTCGGGCAGGGCGTGTTCTTCGGCCTCGGCGGCTACCTCATGGCGATGCACATGAAGCTGTCGGACGCAGGGCCCGGCGGCGTGCCGGACTTCATGCTCCTGTACGGCGACGGGGTCGTGCCCGGGTGGTGGGAGCCGCTGCGCTCGCCCGTGGTGACCGTGCTGGCGATCCTGCTGCTGCCCGCCGGCCTGGCCGCCGTGCTCGGGCTCGCGGTGTTCCGCCGGCGCGTGCGCGGGGCGTACTTCGCGATCCTGTCGCAGGCGCTCGCGGCCGCGTTCGCGATCCTGCTCGTCGGCCAGCAGAAGGTCACCGGTGGGACGAACGGGCTCAACGGGTTCCGGTCGTTCTTCGGCTACGACCTCGCCGACCCGGTGAACAAGCGGATGCTCTACTACATCGCCGCCGGCGTGCTCGTCGTCATGGTCGTGGCGGTGCGGCTGCTCATGCGCTCGCGCTACGGCGAGCTGCTGGTCGCGGTGCGCGACCAGGAGAACCGCGTGCGGTTCCTCGGCTACGACCCGGCGGTCGTCAAGGTCGTCGCGTACGCGGTGGCCGCGGCGTTCGCGGCGGTCGGGGGCGCGCTGTTCGCGCCCGTCGCCGGGATCATCTCGCCCGCCGACGTCGGCGTGGTGCCGTCGATCGCGCTGCTGGTCGGCGTGGCCATCGGCGGGCGCGCGACCCTGCTGGGGCCCGTGCTCGGGTCCATCGCGGTGTCGTGGGCCGAGACCAGCCTGTCCGAGCAGTTCCCCTCGTTCTGGACCTACTTCCAGGGGGCCCTGTTCATCGGCGTCGTCGCGTTCCTGCCGAACGGGCTCGCGAGCCTCGGCGGGGCGCTGCGCCGGCGGCGGGCGCGCGGGGCCGCGGTCCCCGCGGTGGGGCCGGCGTCCGACGTGCGGCCCGGTGCGGGCAGCGCGGGCGGCGTCCCGGCGGACCCGCCGGCGGGCACACCCGACGTCACGACCGACACCGTCGACTCCGCCGGGAGGCACGCATGA